A genomic segment from Triticum dicoccoides isolate Atlit2015 ecotype Zavitan chromosome 1A, WEW_v2.0, whole genome shotgun sequence encodes:
- the LOC119361863 gene encoding co-chaperone protein p23-1-like yields MSRHPSTKWAQRLNKVYLTIELPDAKDVKLNLRPDGHFNFSAKAPADDMQYELDLELFDAVSVEESQAAVAPRTICYLVKKAEGKWWPRLLKKEGRPPVFLKVDWDKWQDEDDEDAGFGDFGDMDFSKLDMGGGDDDDDDEIEEEEDEDNVVDSANKGDVDAEAEPGSKGGVALL; encoded by the exons ATGAG TCGCCACCCGAGCACTAAGTGGGCGCAGAGGCTGAACAAGGTTTACTTGACGATTGAGCTGCCCGACGCAAAGGATGTGAAGCTCAACCTGAGGCCTGATGGCCATTTCAACTTCTCAGCAAAGGCCCCTGCTGATGACATGCAGTATGAGCTTGACCTTGAGCTCTTTGATGCTGTCAGTGTTGAG GAGAGCCAAGCGGCTGTTGCCCCGAGGACTATATGCTACCTTGTCAAGAAAGCTGAGGGCAAGTGGTGGCCTAGGCTGCTCAAGAAGGAAGGTAGGCCACCTGTGTTCCTGAAGGTTGACTGGGATAAATGGCaagatgaggatgatgaagatgccGGAT TTGGTGACTTTGGTGATATGGACTTCTCG AAGCTGGACATGGGAGGtggtgatgacgacgatgatgatgagattgaggaggaggaggatgaagacaATGTGGTGGACAGTGCTAACAAAG GTGATGTAGATGCTGAGGCAGAGCCGGGGAGCAAAGGAGGGGTGGCGTTGCTGTAA